The Agromyces hippuratus genome has a window encoding:
- a CDS encoding fumarylacetoacetate hydrolase family protein, whose product MKIARFSHDDTIAFGIVDEEEHELVVLKADPMFAGYEPTGERVKLTDAKLLAPVIPRSKVVAVGKNYRDHAEEMGGEAPAEPLLFLKPNTSVVGPGDAIVLPRQSERVEHEGELAVVIGRIARNVSEDDAEDYIFGYTIANDVTARDLQQRDGQWARAKGFDSFCPLGPVMETHVDFETATIETRVNGETKQSGRLSDMVHSVASIIAYASSVFTLLPGDVILTGTPAGVGPIVDGDTVEVDITGLGTLSNPVRSAA is encoded by the coding sequence ATGAAGATCGCGCGTTTCAGCCACGACGACACCATCGCATTCGGCATCGTCGACGAAGAGGAGCACGAACTCGTCGTACTGAAGGCCGACCCCATGTTCGCGGGCTACGAGCCCACGGGCGAGCGCGTCAAGTTGACCGATGCGAAGCTGCTCGCACCGGTGATCCCTCGCTCGAAGGTCGTCGCGGTCGGCAAGAACTACCGCGATCACGCCGAGGAGATGGGCGGCGAGGCACCGGCTGAGCCGCTGCTCTTCCTGAAGCCGAACACCTCGGTGGTCGGCCCGGGCGATGCGATCGTGCTGCCGAGGCAGAGCGAACGAGTCGAGCACGAGGGCGAGCTCGCGGTCGTCATCGGGCGCATCGCGAGGAACGTGTCCGAAGACGACGCGGAGGACTACATCTTCGGCTACACGATCGCCAACGACGTCACGGCTCGCGACCTGCAGCAGCGCGACGGCCAGTGGGCCCGCGCAAAGGGCTTCGACTCCTTCTGCCCGCTCGGTCCCGTGATGGAGACGCACGTCGACTTCGAGACCGCCACGATCGAGACGCGCGTGAACGGCGAGACCAAGCAGTCGGGGCGCCTCTCCGACATGGTGCACTCGGTCGCATCGATCATCGCCTACGCGTCGAGCGTGTTCACGCTGCTGCCCGGTGACGTCATCCTCACGGGCACGCCCGCCGGCGTCGGGCCGATCGTCGACGGCGACACCGTCGAGGTCGACATCACCGGACTCGGCACGCTGTCGAACCCGGTGCGCTCGGCCGCGTAG
- a CDS encoding LysR family transcriptional regulator, translating into MSDASIDALAAALDLQTVRVVHQIAERGSLTAAAEWLGYSQPAVSQQLRRFEDRTGIALVERVGRGIRLTESGRVLARHAQDVATALEAAAGELAELRGLRAGRVRLVAFPSASATLVPRLIAALAAAHPGIDVTYVEAEPPEAVRAVRADQADLAITFSYPGDRDDPHQASARGLDVRVYGDEPMRLVLPAGHAAAASDIVDLGMLRDEPWIAGCPRCRGHLLELAGAAGFVPRIAFETDNFVAVEGMVAQGLGVALLPALALAASPRHENVVARPTARADVRSLHLVTARGAERVPAVGAAIAALESLAAR; encoded by the coding sequence ATGTCGGATGCCTCGATCGACGCCCTCGCCGCAGCCCTCGACCTGCAGACGGTGCGCGTCGTGCACCAGATCGCCGAGCGCGGTTCGCTCACTGCGGCCGCCGAGTGGCTCGGCTACAGCCAGCCCGCCGTGAGCCAGCAGCTGCGGCGGTTCGAGGATCGCACCGGCATCGCGCTCGTCGAGCGCGTGGGCCGGGGCATCCGGCTGACCGAATCAGGGCGAGTGCTCGCGCGCCATGCGCAGGACGTCGCCACGGCGCTCGAGGCGGCAGCGGGCGAGCTCGCCGAACTCCGGGGGCTCCGAGCCGGTCGGGTGCGGCTCGTGGCCTTCCCCTCCGCCTCGGCGACGCTCGTGCCGCGGCTCATCGCGGCGCTCGCCGCCGCCCACCCCGGCATCGACGTCACCTACGTCGAGGCCGAGCCGCCCGAGGCGGTGCGTGCCGTGCGCGCCGACCAGGCCGACCTCGCGATCACGTTCAGCTACCCCGGCGACCGTGATGACCCGCACCAGGCGAGCGCCCGCGGGCTCGATGTGCGCGTCTACGGCGATGAGCCGATGCGGCTCGTGCTGCCCGCCGGGCACGCCGCCGCGGCATCCGACATCGTCGATCTCGGTATGCTGCGCGACGAGCCATGGATCGCCGGATGCCCGCGCTGCCGCGGCCATCTGCTCGAGCTCGCGGGGGCCGCGGGGTTCGTGCCGCGCATCGCCTTCGAGACCGACAACTTCGTGGCCGTCGAGGGCATGGTCGCGCAGGGGCTCGGGGTGGCGCTGCTGCCGGCGCTCGCACTCGCCGCCTCGCCGCGGCACGAGAACGTCGTGGCCCGGCCGACTGCCCGCGCCGACGTGCGCTCGCTCCACCTCGTGACGGCGCGCGGCGCCGAACGGGTGCCTGCCGTCGGCGCCGCGATCGCCGCGCTCGAGTCCCTCGCCGCTCGGTAG
- a CDS encoding aminotransferase class V-fold PLP-dependent enzyme, producing the protein MHHTRERYAAGRGYLAACTMGLPADVTRDAVRRDLESWSAGTACGVEYGRIHNRARGHAATLLGRAPSEIATGSQVSVFAGFVAASAPAGAEIVCVDGDFSSVIGPFLARGDLRVRHVPLTELAGAVTDSTWLVSYSLVQSATGEVADAASITSAARAAGALTLVDTTQATGWMPTDAIDADVVICHAYKWLSAPRGAAFAAFSTRAVDELTPHAAGWYSGTDPWASCYGPELHLAAGAQRFDVSPAWQAWAGAEAALGLAASLDMREVQRHDVGLANTFRARLDLAPSDSAIVAWPDHDGSALAALGAAGITASGRAGRARVAFHVWNDDEDVELAASALGR; encoded by the coding sequence ATGCACCACACTCGCGAGCGGTACGCCGCAGGACGCGGCTACCTCGCCGCCTGCACGATGGGCCTGCCCGCCGACGTCACGCGCGACGCGGTGCGACGAGACCTCGAGTCGTGGTCGGCCGGCACGGCATGCGGCGTCGAGTACGGGAGGATCCACAACCGGGCACGCGGCCACGCCGCGACCCTGCTCGGCCGCGCGCCGAGCGAGATCGCCACCGGTTCCCAGGTCTCGGTCTTCGCCGGGTTCGTGGCGGCCTCGGCGCCGGCAGGTGCCGAGATCGTGTGCGTCGACGGAGACTTCTCGTCGGTGATCGGCCCGTTCCTGGCCCGGGGCGACCTGCGCGTGCGCCACGTGCCGCTGACCGAGCTCGCCGGCGCCGTGACCGACTCGACGTGGCTCGTGTCGTACTCGCTCGTGCAGTCGGCGACGGGCGAGGTCGCCGACGCGGCATCCATCACCTCGGCAGCGCGAGCCGCCGGGGCCCTCACGCTCGTCGACACGACCCAGGCCACCGGCTGGATGCCGACCGACGCGATCGATGCCGACGTCGTGATCTGCCACGCCTACAAGTGGCTGTCGGCACCCCGCGGCGCGGCGTTCGCCGCGTTCTCCACTCGGGCGGTCGACGAATTGACCCCGCACGCCGCCGGCTGGTACTCGGGCACCGACCCGTGGGCATCGTGCTACGGCCCCGAACTGCACCTCGCCGCGGGCGCGCAGCGCTTCGACGTCTCCCCCGCCTGGCAGGCCTGGGCCGGCGCCGAGGCCGCCCTCGGACTGGCCGCCTCGCTCGACATGCGCGAAGTGCAGCGGCACGACGTCGGCCTCGCGAACACGTTCCGCGCCCGGCTCGACCTGGCCCCCTCCGACAGCGCGATCGTCGCGTGGCCCGACCACGACGGCAGTGCGCTGGCCGCGCTCGGCGCCGCCGGCATCACCGCCTCGGGGCGCGCCGGCCGGGCCCGCGTCGCGTTCCACGTGTGGAACGACGACGAGGACGTCGAGCTCGCGGCATCCGCTCTCGGGCGCTGA
- a CDS encoding branched-chain amino acid aminotransferase, translating to MTINLPLQAPSAAGLIWQVIRNGEAKTPAEREAVLADPGFGNHFTDHMVDICWSEKGGWHRPRVSPYGPISLDPAAAVLHYAQEIFEGMKAYRHADGSIHTFRPFENAARMQRSARRMALPELPSDIFIESLKQLVAVDADWVPSAPETSLYLRPFMFAKEAFLGVRPAKKVAYYVIASPAGAYFPGGVEPVNIWLSTDYARAGKGGTGAAKTGGNYASSLLPQAEAYEKGCQQVAFLDDAGNLEELGGMNIVLVKRDGTLVTPESPSILEGITRDSILQLATDRGHTVERRAISLDEWRSGAESGEIVGAFACGTAAVVVPIGRLLGTDFEIVHTGAEASELALSLRQELTGIQYGRVEDRHGWLTRLDA from the coding sequence ATGACGATCAACCTCCCCCTCCAGGCCCCGTCGGCAGCCGGTCTCATCTGGCAGGTCATCCGCAACGGCGAGGCGAAGACGCCCGCCGAACGCGAGGCGGTGCTCGCCGACCCCGGCTTCGGCAACCACTTCACCGACCACATGGTCGACATCTGCTGGTCGGAGAAGGGCGGCTGGCACCGCCCGCGCGTCTCGCCCTACGGCCCGATCTCGCTCGATCCCGCCGCCGCGGTGCTGCACTACGCGCAGGAGATCTTCGAGGGCATGAAGGCCTACCGTCACGCCGACGGCTCGATCCACACCTTCCGGCCGTTCGAGAACGCCGCCCGCATGCAGCGCTCGGCCCGTCGCATGGCGCTGCCCGAGCTGCCGAGCGACATCTTCATCGAGTCGCTCAAGCAGCTCGTCGCCGTCGACGCCGACTGGGTGCCGAGCGCACCCGAGACGAGCCTCTACCTGCGACCGTTCATGTTCGCGAAGGAGGCGTTCCTCGGGGTGCGCCCCGCGAAGAAGGTCGCCTACTACGTGATCGCGAGCCCGGCGGGCGCCTACTTCCCGGGCGGCGTCGAGCCCGTCAACATCTGGCTCTCCACCGACTACGCACGCGCCGGCAAGGGCGGCACCGGTGCGGCCAAGACCGGCGGCAACTACGCGTCGAGCCTGCTTCCGCAGGCCGAGGCGTACGAGAAGGGATGCCAGCAGGTCGCGTTCCTCGACGACGCCGGCAACCTCGAAGAGCTCGGCGGCATGAACATCGTGCTCGTGAAGCGCGACGGCACGCTCGTCACGCCCGAGTCGCCGTCGATCCTCGAGGGCATCACACGCGACTCGATCCTGCAGCTCGCGACCGACCGCGGTCACACCGTCGAGCGGCGTGCCATCTCGCTCGACGAATGGCGCAGCGGCGCCGAGTCCGGCGAGATCGTCGGAGCCTTCGCCTGCGGCACCGCCGCGGTCGTCGTGCCCATCGGGCGCCTGCTCGGCACCGACTTCGAGATCGTGCACACGGGTGCCGAGGCATCCGAGCTCGCGCTCTCGCTGCGCCAGGAGCTCACCGGCATCCAGTACGGCCGTGTCGAGGACCGTCACGGATGGCTCACGCGTCTCGACGCATGA
- a CDS encoding 3-isopropylmalate dehydrogenase, with product MVDTVKLAVIPGDGIGPEVVGQALKALAAATEGSGVVFEQTEFSLGAARYLATGDVLTDDDLAAITGHDAILLGAVGGVPGDPRLAGANIERGLLLKLRFELDHYVNLRPSVLYPGVASPLAAPGDVDFVVVREGTEGPYVGNGGAIRVGTPAEVANEVSVNTAYGVERVVRYAFAAASARPRKKLTLVHKTNVLVFAGSLWKRTVDAVAAEFPGVTADYLHVDAATIFLVTDPARFDVIVTDNLFGDILTDLAGAISGGIGLAASGNINPDGRFPSMFEPVHGSAPDIAGQGVADPTAAILSVALLLDHLGRAEAAQKVQRAVVADIAERGDTRRSTSEVGDAIAARIGALD from the coding sequence ATGGTGGACACGGTCAAGCTCGCGGTCATTCCCGGTGACGGGATCGGCCCTGAAGTCGTCGGGCAGGCGCTGAAGGCGCTCGCTGCGGCAACCGAGGGGTCGGGGGTCGTGTTCGAGCAGACCGAGTTCTCCCTTGGCGCCGCCCGCTACCTCGCGACCGGCGACGTGCTGACCGACGACGACCTCGCGGCGATCACGGGCCACGACGCGATCCTGCTCGGTGCGGTCGGCGGCGTGCCCGGCGACCCGCGGCTGGCGGGTGCGAACATCGAGCGCGGCCTGCTGCTGAAGCTCCGCTTCGAGCTCGACCACTACGTGAACCTCCGCCCGTCGGTGCTCTATCCCGGCGTCGCGAGTCCGCTCGCGGCCCCTGGCGACGTCGACTTCGTCGTCGTGCGCGAGGGCACCGAGGGCCCGTACGTCGGCAACGGCGGCGCGATCCGCGTCGGCACTCCGGCCGAGGTCGCCAACGAGGTCTCGGTCAACACCGCCTACGGTGTCGAGCGCGTCGTGCGCTACGCGTTCGCCGCGGCATCCGCTCGCCCTCGCAAGAAGCTCACGCTCGTGCACAAGACCAACGTGCTCGTCTTCGCCGGCTCGCTGTGGAAGCGCACGGTCGACGCCGTGGCGGCCGAGTTCCCGGGCGTCACGGCCGACTACCTGCACGTCGACGCGGCGACGATCTTCCTGGTCACCGACCCCGCGCGCTTCGACGTCATCGTCACCGACAACCTGTTCGGCGACATCCTCACCGACCTCGCCGGCGCCATCAGCGGCGGCATCGGCCTCGCGGCGTCGGGCAACATCAACCCCGACGGCCGGTTCCCGAGCATGTTCGAGCCGGTGCACGGCTCGGCACCCGACATCGCCGGCCAGGGCGTCGCCGACCCGACCGCCGCGATCCTCTCCGTGGCCCTCCTGCTCGACCACCTCGGCCGGGCCGAGGCCGCGCAGAAGGTGCAGCGGGCCGTCGTCGCCGACATCGCCGAACGCGGCGACACCCGCCGCTCGACCTCAGAGGTCGGCGACGCCATCGCCGCACGCATCGGCGCACTCGACTGA
- the gltX gene encoding glutamate--tRNA ligase yields the protein MSETAHPTTTATGGDIRVRFCPSPTGTPHVGLVRTALFNWAYARHTGGTFVFRIEDTDAARDSEESYAQLLDALTWLGLTWDEGIDVGGPHGPYRQSQRGEIYLEIIERLKASGHLYESFSTAEEIDARNEANGRPKQLGYDNFDRDLTEEQKASFRAEGRQPALRLRVPEVDLGFDDLVRGRIDFPVGSTIDFVVVRPNGAPLYTFVNPVDDALMGITDVLRGEDLLSSTPRQIALYHALIDIGVTTFVPRFGHLPYVMGEGNKKLSKRDPESNLFHHRDRGFIPEGLINYLALLGWGFSADRDVFSRDELVAAFDVANVNPNPARFDLKKAEAINGDHIRQLDVADFAARTVPYLQAAGSVSNPITPAEEAVLAEGAPLIQERIALLGEAPGMLGFLFTDAAGLEFDEAAVAALTADAPAVLAAARDALDRLPAEEWTHEQIEEALRAALVDGLALKPRVAFGAVRTAISGRRISPPLFESMQILGKVDSVERIDRLTALLA from the coding sequence ATGTCTGAGACAGCTCACCCCACGACCACGGCCACCGGTGGCGACATCCGTGTGCGCTTCTGCCCATCGCCGACCGGCACGCCGCACGTCGGCCTCGTGCGCACCGCCCTGTTCAACTGGGCCTACGCGCGCCACACCGGCGGCACCTTCGTGTTCCGCATCGAAGACACCGACGCCGCTCGCGACAGCGAGGAGAGCTATGCGCAGCTCCTCGACGCGCTCACCTGGCTCGGCCTCACGTGGGACGAGGGCATCGACGTCGGCGGCCCGCACGGCCCATACCGGCAGTCGCAGCGCGGTGAGATCTACCTCGAGATCATCGAGCGGCTGAAGGCCTCGGGCCACCTCTACGAGTCGTTCTCGACCGCCGAGGAGATCGATGCGCGCAACGAGGCGAACGGTCGACCGAAGCAGCTCGGGTACGACAACTTCGACCGCGACCTCACCGAGGAGCAGAAGGCGTCGTTCCGTGCCGAGGGGCGCCAGCCCGCGCTGCGCCTCCGCGTGCCCGAGGTCGACCTCGGCTTCGACGACCTCGTGCGCGGCCGCATCGACTTCCCGGTCGGTTCGACGATCGACTTCGTCGTCGTGCGCCCCAACGGCGCGCCGCTCTACACCTTCGTGAACCCGGTCGACGACGCGCTCATGGGCATCACCGACGTGCTCCGCGGCGAGGACCTGCTCTCGTCGACGCCGCGTCAGATCGCGCTCTACCACGCGCTCATCGACATCGGCGTGACCACGTTCGTGCCGCGGTTCGGTCACCTGCCCTACGTCATGGGCGAGGGCAACAAGAAGCTCTCCAAGCGCGACCCCGAGTCGAACCTGTTCCACCACCGCGACCGCGGGTTCATCCCCGAGGGGCTCATCAACTACCTCGCGCTGCTCGGCTGGGGCTTCTCCGCCGACCGCGACGTGTTCTCGCGCGACGAGCTCGTCGCCGCGTTCGACGTCGCGAACGTCAACCCGAACCCGGCACGCTTCGACCTGAAGAAGGCCGAGGCGATCAACGGCGACCACATCCGCCAGCTCGACGTCGCCGACTTCGCGGCTCGCACGGTGCCGTACCTGCAGGCGGCCGGGTCGGTCTCGAACCCGATCACGCCGGCCGAAGAGGCCGTGCTCGCCGAGGGAGCACCCCTCATCCAGGAGCGCATCGCCCTGCTGGGCGAGGCTCCCGGCATGCTCGGCTTCCTGTTCACGGATGCCGCCGGCCTCGAGTTCGACGAAGCGGCGGTCGCGGCGCTCACCGCCGACGCCCCTGCGGTGCTCGCTGCGGCGCGCGACGCCCTCGACCGCCTCCCGGCCGAGGAATGGACCCACGAGCAGATCGAGGAGGCGCTGCGCGCAGCTCTCGTCGACGGGCTCGCGCTGAAGCCCCGGGTCGCCTTCGGCGCGGTGCGCACGGCGATCTCGGGCCGGCGCATCTCGCCCCCGCTCTTCGAATCCATGCAGATCCTCGGCAAGGTCGACTCGGTCGAGCGCATCGACCGGTTGACGGCGCTGCTCGCCTGA
- a CDS encoding GNAT family acetyltransferase, producing the protein MTGAADGGQSRGAAVRIRPFDVADTEPVVALWHSAGLVVPWNDPYRDIERKLAVQPELFLVGEFNGTVVATAMVGYDGHRGWVNYLAVDLDRRGERLGALLMAEAERLLAERGCPKLNLQVRSTNAGVIAFYRGLGYQVDDVTSLGKRLIPDVPANAVHPDSVRRGRG; encoded by the coding sequence ATGACCGGTGCCGCTGACGGCGGCCAATCCCGTGGCGCCGCCGTGCGCATCCGTCCGTTCGACGTCGCCGACACCGAGCCGGTCGTCGCCCTGTGGCACTCGGCCGGACTCGTCGTGCCGTGGAACGACCCGTACCGCGACATCGAGCGCAAGCTCGCCGTGCAGCCCGAGCTCTTCCTCGTGGGGGAGTTCAACGGCACGGTGGTGGCGACGGCGATGGTCGGTTACGACGGCCACCGGGGCTGGGTCAACTACCTCGCGGTCGACCTCGACCGGCGCGGCGAACGCCTCGGGGCGCTGCTCATGGCGGAGGCCGAACGGCTCCTCGCCGAACGCGGCTGCCCGAAGTTGAACCTGCAGGTCCGGTCGACGAACGCCGGAGTCATCGCGTTCTACCGCGGCCTCGGCTACCAGGTCGACGACGTCACGAGCCTCGGCAAGCGACTCATTCCGGATGTCCCTGCGAACGCCGTTCACCCCGACTCGGTGCGCAGAGGCCGCGGGTAG